Proteins encoded in a region of the Globicephala melas chromosome 1, mGloMel1.2, whole genome shotgun sequence genome:
- the CSF3R gene encoding granulocyte colony-stimulating factor receptor isoform X6, with the protein MEQCGHISLSAPIVRLGDPITASCTISQNCSRLDSESHIVWKLEAELQPGERQQYLPNGTLQSTITLPHLNRSRALLSCCLHWGNSLQILDQAELQAGYPPATPHNLSCLMNLTTNSLTCQWEPGPNTHLSTNFTLKSFKSRGNCQSREDSIPDCVPEDGQSHCSIPRKHLQLYQNMGIWVQAKNALGTSVSPKLCLVPMDVVKLEPPTLWALGPSPEVAPPQPGCLRLRWETWKPSLHIDQKCELRHQPLLGEASWDLVGALPSRTLQYELCGLLPSTAYALQMRCTRWRLPGHWSNWSPSLELTTTQRAPTVRMDTWWRQRQLDPRTVNVQLFWQPVPLEEDSGQIQGYLVSLRPSDQAGADPMLCNTTELNCTFQLPSEAREVILEAYNTAGTSHPTPVVFLESGGPPLGRLHTVARDPHSLWVGWEPPSPQPRGYVIEWGLGPPSPSGSPKMWRMEHNGSIAGTLLQENIRPFQLYEITVTPLYQDTKGPSQHIYAYSQEMAPSHGPELHLRHIGKTWAQLEWAPEAPELGRSPLTHYTIFWTNAQDRSFSTVLNASSHSFVLRGLEPSSLYHVHLMAASQAWATNSTSLTLMTLALEESELHILLGLFGLLVLLICLCGAAQLCCRPSRKNPLWPSVPDPAHSSLGSWVPTITTEALTPHPYVQDTFQLPSLRDSSMPPITKITVLEEEEKKPGPWESNDSSGTCGLPSLVQAYVLQGDPRVPRIQPQPQSGTSDQVLYVQVLGSPTGPRPGHYLRCDSTQPLLGGLTPSPKSYENLWFQTSPLGTPEPLVPNPEDDCIFEPLLDFPLLQGLRVSGVEGLGGF; encoded by the exons ATGGAGCAGTGCGGGCACATCAGCCTCTCAGCCCCCATCGTCCGCCTGGGGGATCCAATCACAGCCTCCTGCACCATCAGCCAGAACTGCAGCCGCCTGGACTCGGAATCGCACATTGTATGGAAGTTGGAAGCAGAGCTTCAGCCCGGGGAGAGGCAGCAGTACCTGCCAAATGGGACCCTGCAGTCCACCATCACCTTGCCCCACCTCAACCGCTCTCGGGCCCTTCTCTCCTGCTGCCTGCACTGGGGCAACAGCCTGCAGATCCTGGACCAGGCTGAGCTACAGGCAGGCT ACCCTCCCGCCACACCCCACAACCTGTCCTGCCTCATGAACCTCACAACCAACAGCCTCACCTGCCAGTGGGAGCCAGGCCCTAACACCCACCTGTCCACCAACTTCACCCTGAAGAGCTTCAA GAGCCGGGGCAACTGTCAGAGCCGGGAGGACTCCATCCCGGACTGTGTGCCTGAGGACGGGCAGAGCCACTGCTCCATCCCCCGCAAACACCTACAGCTGTACCAGAACATGGGCATCTGGGTGCAGGCCAAGAACGCGCTGGGAACCAGCGTGTCCCCGAAGCTGTGCCTTGTCCCCATGGACGTCG TGAAACTGGAGCCCCCCACACTGTGGGCCCTGGGGCCCAGCCCTGAGGTGGCCCCGCCCCAGCCAGGCTGCCTGAGGTTGCGCTGGGAGACCTGGAAGCCAAGCCTACACATAGATCAGAAGTGTGAGTTGCGCCATCAGCCTCTGCTTGGAGAAGCCAGCTGGGACCTG gtgggcgccctgccctccaggacccTCCAGTATGAGCTATGCGGGCTCCTCCCATCCACAGCCTACGCCCTGCAGATGCGCTGCACCCGCTGGCGCCTGCCTGGCCACTGGAGCAACTGGAGCCCCAGCCTGGAGCTGACCACCACACAACGGG CCCCCACTGTCAGAATGGACACATGGTGGCGGCAGAGGCAGCTGGACCCCAGGACGGTGAACGTGCAGCTGTTCTGGCAG CCAGTGCCCCTGGAGGAAGACAGCGGGCAGATCCAAGGGTACCTGGTCTCCTTGAGACCCTCAGACCAGGCTGGGGCAGATCCAATGCTCTGCAACACCACGGAGCTAAACTGTACCTTCCAACTGCCTTCAGAAGCCCGGGAGGTGATCCTTGAGGCCTATAACACAGCTGGGACCTCTCATCCCACCCCAGTGGTCTTCTTGGAGAGCGGAG GCCCACCCCTGGGCAGACTCCACACCGTGGCTCGAGACCCTCACAGCCTCTGGGTGGGCTGGGAGCCCCCCAGCCCTCAGCCTCGGGGCTATGTCATTGAGTGGGGCCTCGGTCCCCCCAGCCCCAGCGGCAGCCCTAAGATGTGGCGGATGGAGCATAATGGAAGCATTGCAGGGACCCTGCTGCAGG AGAACATCAGGCCCTTTCAGCTCTACGAGATCACTGTGACCCCCCTGTACCAGGACACCAAAGGACCCTCCCAGCACATCTATGCTTACTCCCAAGAGATGG CCCCCTCCCATGGCCCAGAGCTGCATCTAAGGCACATTGGCAAGACTTGGGCCCAGCTGGAGTGGGCGCCCGAGGCCCCTGAGCTGGGGAGGAGCCCCCTTACCCACTACACTATCTTCTGGACCAATGCTCAGGACCGGTCCTTCT ccacTGTCCTGAACGCCTCCTCCCATAGCTTTGTCCTCCGCGGCCTGGAGCCTTCCAGCTTGTACCATGTCCACCTCATGGCTGCCAGCCAGGCGTGGGCCACCAACAGTACAAGCCTCACCCTGATGACCTTGGCCCTAG AGGAGTCTGAGCTGCACATCCTCCTGGGCCTCTTCGGCCTCCTGGTCTTGCTCATCTGCCTCTGTGGGGCTGCCCAGCTCTGCTGCAGACCCAG CAGGAAGAATCCCCTCTGGCCAAGTGTTCCAGACCCAGCCCACAGCAGCCTGGGTTCCTGGGTGCCTACCATCACAACAGAG GCCCTCACCCCACATCCTTATGTCCAGGATACCTTCCAGCTGCCCAGCCTTCGGGACTCCAGCATGCCACCCATCACCAAGATCACGGtgctggaggaggaagagaagaaaccaGGACCCTGGGAGTCCAATGACAGCTCAGGGACCTGTGGCCTCCCCAGCCTGGTCCAGGCCTATGTGCTCCAGGGGGACCCAAGAGTACCTCGtatccagccccagccccagtctgGCACCAGTGACCAGGTCCTTTACGTGCAGGTGCTGGGCAGCCCCACAGGCCCACGGCCTGGGCACTACCTCCGCTGCGACTCCACTCAGCCCCTCTTGGGgggcctcacccccagccccaagTCCTATGAGAACCTCTGGTTCCAGACCAGCCCCCTGGGGACCCCAGAGCCCCTAGTCCCAAACCCGGAGGATGACTGTATCTTTGAGCCACTGCTTGACTTCCCTCTCCTGCAGGGGCTCCGGGTCAGTGGGGTGGAGGGTCTCGGGGGCTTCTAG
- the CSF3R gene encoding granulocyte colony-stimulating factor receptor isoform X5 has translation MAGLGAWNLARAALIVLLLPRSMEQCGHISLSAPIVRLGDPITASCTISQNCSRLDSESHIVWKLEAELQPGERQQYLPNGTLQSTITLPHLNRSRALLSCCLHWGNSLQILDQAELQAGYPPATPHNLSCLMNLTTNSLTCQWEPGPNTHLSTNFTLKSFKSRGNCQSREDSIPDCVPEDGQSHCSIPRKHLQLYQNMGIWVQAKNALGTSVSPKLCLVPMDVVKLEPPTLWALGPSPEVAPPQPGCLRLRWETWKPSLHIDQKCELRHQPLLGEASWDLVGALPSRTLQYELCGLLPSTAYALQMRCTRWRLPGHWSNWSPSLELTTTQRAPTVRMDTWWRQRQLDPRTVNVQLFWQPVPLEEDSGQIQGYLVSLRPSDQAGADPMLCNTTELNCTFQLPSEAREVILEAYNTAGTSHPTPVVFLESGGPPLGRLHTVARDPHSLWVGWEPPSPQPRGYVIEWGLGPPSPSGSPKMWRMEHNGSIAGTLLQENIRPFQLYEITVTPLYQDTKGPSQHIYAYSQEMAPSHGPELHLRHIGKTWAQLEWAPEAPELGRSPLTHYTIFWTNAQDRSFSTVLNASSHSFVLRGLEPSSLYHVHLMAASQAWATNSTSLTLMTLALEESELHILLGLFGLLVLLICLCGAAQLCCRPSRKNPLWPSVPDPAHSSLGSWVPTITTELPSLRDSSMPPITKITVLEEEEKKPGPWESNDSSGTCGLPSLVQAYVLQGDPRVPRIQPQPQSGTSDQVLYVQVLGSPTGPRPGHYLRCDSTQPLLGGLTPSPKSYENLWFQTSPLGTPEPLVPNPEDDCIFEPLLDFPLLQGLRVSGVEGLGGF, from the exons ATGGCGGGGCTGGGAGCCTGGAACCTAGCGAGAGCCGCTCTGATCGTCCTGCTGCTCCCCAGAA GCATGGAGCAGTGCGGGCACATCAGCCTCTCAGCCCCCATCGTCCGCCTGGGGGATCCAATCACAGCCTCCTGCACCATCAGCCAGAACTGCAGCCGCCTGGACTCGGAATCGCACATTGTATGGAAGTTGGAAGCAGAGCTTCAGCCCGGGGAGAGGCAGCAGTACCTGCCAAATGGGACCCTGCAGTCCACCATCACCTTGCCCCACCTCAACCGCTCTCGGGCCCTTCTCTCCTGCTGCCTGCACTGGGGCAACAGCCTGCAGATCCTGGACCAGGCTGAGCTACAGGCAGGCT ACCCTCCCGCCACACCCCACAACCTGTCCTGCCTCATGAACCTCACAACCAACAGCCTCACCTGCCAGTGGGAGCCAGGCCCTAACACCCACCTGTCCACCAACTTCACCCTGAAGAGCTTCAA GAGCCGGGGCAACTGTCAGAGCCGGGAGGACTCCATCCCGGACTGTGTGCCTGAGGACGGGCAGAGCCACTGCTCCATCCCCCGCAAACACCTACAGCTGTACCAGAACATGGGCATCTGGGTGCAGGCCAAGAACGCGCTGGGAACCAGCGTGTCCCCGAAGCTGTGCCTTGTCCCCATGGACGTCG TGAAACTGGAGCCCCCCACACTGTGGGCCCTGGGGCCCAGCCCTGAGGTGGCCCCGCCCCAGCCAGGCTGCCTGAGGTTGCGCTGGGAGACCTGGAAGCCAAGCCTACACATAGATCAGAAGTGTGAGTTGCGCCATCAGCCTCTGCTTGGAGAAGCCAGCTGGGACCTG gtgggcgccctgccctccaggacccTCCAGTATGAGCTATGCGGGCTCCTCCCATCCACAGCCTACGCCCTGCAGATGCGCTGCACCCGCTGGCGCCTGCCTGGCCACTGGAGCAACTGGAGCCCCAGCCTGGAGCTGACCACCACACAACGGG CCCCCACTGTCAGAATGGACACATGGTGGCGGCAGAGGCAGCTGGACCCCAGGACGGTGAACGTGCAGCTGTTCTGGCAG CCAGTGCCCCTGGAGGAAGACAGCGGGCAGATCCAAGGGTACCTGGTCTCCTTGAGACCCTCAGACCAGGCTGGGGCAGATCCAATGCTCTGCAACACCACGGAGCTAAACTGTACCTTCCAACTGCCTTCAGAAGCCCGGGAGGTGATCCTTGAGGCCTATAACACAGCTGGGACCTCTCATCCCACCCCAGTGGTCTTCTTGGAGAGCGGAG GCCCACCCCTGGGCAGACTCCACACCGTGGCTCGAGACCCTCACAGCCTCTGGGTGGGCTGGGAGCCCCCCAGCCCTCAGCCTCGGGGCTATGTCATTGAGTGGGGCCTCGGTCCCCCCAGCCCCAGCGGCAGCCCTAAGATGTGGCGGATGGAGCATAATGGAAGCATTGCAGGGACCCTGCTGCAGG AGAACATCAGGCCCTTTCAGCTCTACGAGATCACTGTGACCCCCCTGTACCAGGACACCAAAGGACCCTCCCAGCACATCTATGCTTACTCCCAAGAGATGG CCCCCTCCCATGGCCCAGAGCTGCATCTAAGGCACATTGGCAAGACTTGGGCCCAGCTGGAGTGGGCGCCCGAGGCCCCTGAGCTGGGGAGGAGCCCCCTTACCCACTACACTATCTTCTGGACCAATGCTCAGGACCGGTCCTTCT ccacTGTCCTGAACGCCTCCTCCCATAGCTTTGTCCTCCGCGGCCTGGAGCCTTCCAGCTTGTACCATGTCCACCTCATGGCTGCCAGCCAGGCGTGGGCCACCAACAGTACAAGCCTCACCCTGATGACCTTGGCCCTAG AGGAGTCTGAGCTGCACATCCTCCTGGGCCTCTTCGGCCTCCTGGTCTTGCTCATCTGCCTCTGTGGGGCTGCCCAGCTCTGCTGCAGACCCAG CAGGAAGAATCCCCTCTGGCCAAGTGTTCCAGACCCAGCCCACAGCAGCCTGGGTTCCTGGGTGCCTACCATCACAACAGAG CTGCCCAGCCTTCGGGACTCCAGCATGCCACCCATCACCAAGATCACGGtgctggaggaggaagagaagaaaccaGGACCCTGGGAGTCCAATGACAGCTCAGGGACCTGTGGCCTCCCCAGCCTGGTCCAGGCCTATGTGCTCCAGGGGGACCCAAGAGTACCTCGtatccagccccagccccagtctgGCACCAGTGACCAGGTCCTTTACGTGCAGGTGCTGGGCAGCCCCACAGGCCCACGGCCTGGGCACTACCTCCGCTGCGACTCCACTCAGCCCCTCTTGGGgggcctcacccccagccccaagTCCTATGAGAACCTCTGGTTCCAGACCAGCCCCCTGGGGACCCCAGAGCCCCTAGTCCCAAACCCGGAGGATGACTGTATCTTTGAGCCACTGCTTGACTTCCCTCTCCTGCAGGGGCTCCGGGTCAGTGGGGTGGAGGGTCTCGGGGGCTTCTAG